In Brassica rapa cultivar Chiifu-401-42 chromosome A06, CAAS_Brap_v3.01, whole genome shotgun sequence, a single window of DNA contains:
- the LOC103871070 gene encoding E3 ubiquitin-protein ligase SPL2, which produces MSSPDRSAVFPLLIDIALSFDGAILGVTLALGAVRAAFKYASTSAALNKIKDAPEVSVSDLRSLIPASDDQSETSGEQERIVVVRGTVKAKVTGGEGSNKQNNNVLISQETGDKALIIHRSQTYVYSGWKTLFQLTNGHRFLLERSLPKQGADFMRMVPFVIVDNTQPSQSSFVVVNMDGARQPLPLTTVYNRLQPINSSPYAFLQALFFPEYPVGLIDVEKILPPGRDLTAVGICSFNNGVPEIKSCQDLPYFLSEMTKDKMILDLAETTSVIFWGGIIMGCLSAGILGFAAARAWNRWKQRHHEREQQQRPDEQRPEQPMVADETEDEDEIPDGALCVICVTRRRVPAFIPCGHVVCCRQCASTVEREVNPKCPVCLQSIRGSMRVYYS; this is translated from the exons atgtcCTCGCCGGATCGTTCCGCCGTCTTCCCCCTCCTGATCGACATCGCTCTATCCTTCGACGGAGCCATCCTCGGAGTAACCCTAGCCTTAGGCGCCGTCCGCGCTGCTTTCAAGTACGCCTCGACCTCCGCCGCGTTGAATAAGATCAAAGACGCCCCCGAAGTCTCCGTCTCCGATCTCCGATCGCTGATTCCGGCGTCTGATGACCAATCCGAGACGAGCGGTGAGCAGGAGCGTATCGTGGTGGTTAGAGGAACGGTCAAAGCTAAGGTTACAGGAGGTGAAGGGAGTAACAAGCAGAACAACAACGTGTTGATCTCTCAGGAGACGGGAGATAAAGCTCTTATCATTCATAGATCTCAAACT taTGTGTATAGTGGATGGAAGACTTTGTTTCAGTTGACAAATGGTCACCGGTTTCTTCTGGAAAGATCTTTGCCCAAACAAGGAGCTGACTTCATGAGAATG GTCCCTTTTGTTATAGTGGACAACACTCAACCGTCGCAGTCTAGCTTTGTTGTTGTTAACATGGATGGTGCAAGGCAGCCTCTCCCGCTTACCACTGTGTATAATCGTTTGCAGCCTATTAATTCATCTCCCTATGCGTTTCTTCAAGCCTTGTTCTTCCCTGAGTATCCC GTTGGTTTGATTGATGTAGAGAAGATATTACCACCTGGGAGAGACTTAACGGCTGTTGGCATCTGTAGTTTTAACAACGGAGTTCCTGAAATCAAATCCTGCCAAGATCTTCCGTACTTCTT ATCAGAGATGACTAAGGACAAGATGATATTAGACCTCGCGGAGACTACCAGTGTAATATTCTGGGGCGGTATTATCATGGGATGTTTGTCTGCTGGCATCCTTGGCTTTGCTGCTGCCAG GGCCTGGAATAGATGGAAACAACGGCACCATGAAAGGGAACAGCAACAGAGACCAGACGAGCAGAGACCAGAGCAACCCATGGTTGCTGATGAgactgaagatgaagatgagattCCAGATGGAGCACTGTGTGTGATCTGTGTGACACGAAGGAGAGTTCCTGCATTCATTCCCTGTGGACATGTAGTATGCTGCAGACAGTGCGCCTCAACCGTGGAGCGTGAGGTTAACCCTAAGTGCCCTGTTTGTCTCCAGAGCATTAGAGGATCTATGCGCGTGTATTACTCTTGA
- the LOC103871077 gene encoding uncharacterized protein LOC103871077, with product MSASFMAIAKSSETEFVSCECCGMTEEYTAAYMESVRVLYAGKLICGICSEAVSYEMFRRQIGVDEALAIHVKVCGEFLSSPSPTVDFISAIGEMFRRRLVLGLPRVVASALPSPRSVPAVDGGVVCAAAVIGGAGSCLPALSGGV from the coding sequence ATGTCTGCGAGTTTTATGGCGATCGCGAAGTCGTCGGAGACAGAGTTCGTGAGTTGCGAATGTTGCGGTATGACGGAAGAGTACACGGCGGCGTATATGGAGAGCGTACGCGTTCTCTACGCCGGGAAACTGATCTGCGGGATCTGTTCCGAGGCGGTGAGTTACGAGATGTTCCGGAGACAGATCGGCGTCGACGAGGCTTTAGCGATTCACGTGAAGGTTTGCGGCGAGTTTTTGTCTTCTCCGTCTCCGACCGTCGATTTCATATCGGCGATCGGAGAGATGTTTAGGAGAAGATTGGTTCTGGGTTTGCCGAGGGTCGTGGCTTCAGCTTTGCCGTCGCCGAGGAGTGTTCCGGCTGTTGACGGTGGAGTGGTTTGTGCTGCGGCGGTGATTGGTGGAGCTGGGAGTTGCTTGCCTGCTTTGTCCGGTGGCGTGTAG
- the LOC117125892 gene encoding uncharacterized protein LOC117125892, whose translation MWLNDDDDDDDDDERDLPNTQRVIQRTDRGAGWRHVQQLMHGSDQQCYDILRMNQRTFEDLCRMLSTRYGLRETDNVYLEESVAMFLEAVGQDKTKRVLADRYQRSLDTIQRKLDEVLSDLLKFAADTLKPEEGEFARVNPILRNDDRYYPYFKDCIGALDGTHISVRPPSHNGEAYRGRKQEPTMNVLAICNFNMKFIYAYVGVPGRAHDTKVLTYCAKEEPNFPHPPNGNWLILDIPPGQVILVRIVKFDIILITLTEEGRQQTLENCLIGSILV comes from the coding sequence ATGTGgttgaatgatgatgatgatgatgatgatgatgatgaacgtGATTTGCCGAATACTCAAAGAGTGATTCAAAGGACTGATAGAGGTGCGGGATGGCGTCATGTTCAACAACTGATGCATGGATCAGATCAGCAATGTTATGATATTCTGCGAATGAATCAAAGGACATTTGAAGATTTATGTAGGATGCTCTCTACAAGGTATGGATTACGAGAAACTGATAATGTCTACTTGGAGGAAAGTGTTGCAATGTTTCTTGAAGCGGTTGGTCAAGATAAAACTAAGCGGGTTCTTGCAGACAGATATCAAAGGTCACTGGATACAATACAAAGAAAACTTGATGAAGTTTTGAGTGATCTTCTCAAGTTTGCAGCTGATACGCTTAAGCCAGAAGAAGGAGAATTCGCAAGGGTAAACCCTATCTTGAGGAATGATGACCGTTATTATCCATATTTTAAAGACTGCATTGGAGCACTTGATGGAACTCACATCTCAGTTCGTCCTCCAAGTCACAATGGAGAAGCATACAGAGGTAGAAAGCAAGAACCGACAATGAATGTCCTTGCTATATGCAACTTCAATATGAAGTTCATATATGCATATGTTGGTGTACCAGGTCGAGCACATGATACCAAAGTGTTGACTTATTGCGCAAAAGAAGAGCCTAATTTTCCACATCCTCCTAATGGAAATTGGTTGATTCTGGATATCCCACCAGGACAGGTTATCTTGGTCCGCATCGTCAAGTTCGATATCATCTTGATCACTTTAACAGAGGAGGGCCGCCAACAAACACTAGAGAATTGTTTAATCGGAAGCATTCTGGTTTAA
- the LOC103871071 gene encoding nuclear transcription factor Y subunit A-5 — MQVFQSKDSSGSTWENSNIQRSQSFSLTKNMMMMSTTQLPSSMKHSSLQLQNQDSSSTQSTGESGGGEAASFGEPNRYGCNSIVANTNLSGYNKSTTTSSMVSQEPVFPPTCGPPSWPLQCAETSHFNGFLAPEYASQPTALTHLEMMGLVTSRVPLPHNIQENEPIFVNAKQYHAILRRRKHRAKLEAQNKLIKSRKPYLHESRHLHALKRARGSGGRFLNTKKLQESSNSPLCSSQMANGEGYSKSSTTPSSSSDRNNMFQNTPFRFSGYPSTHHVSALMSET, encoded by the exons ATGCAAGTGTTCCAAAGCAAAGATTCATCTGGGTCTACTTGGGAAAACTCAAACATTCAAAGATCTCAATCTTTCAGCTTGACAAAGAACATGATGATGATGTCTACTACACAACTCCCCAGCTCGATGAAACATTCGAGTTTGCAGCTGCAAAATCAAGATTCTTCCTCAACGCAATCTACTGGAGAATCAGGCGGTGGTGAAGCTGCAAGCTTTGGAGAACCTAACCGTTATGGATGCAACAGTATTGTTGCTAATACCAATCTCTCAG GTTATAATAAGTCAACAACCACCTCGTCGATGGTGTCTCAAGAGCCTGTGTTTCCTCCTACTTGTGGTCCACCATCTTGGCCTCTTCAGTGTGCTGAAACATCACATTTCAATGGTTTCTTGGCTCCTGAATATGCATCGCAACCAACG GCGCTGACGCATTTAGAAATGATGGGTTTGGTTACTTCAAGAGTGCCATTGCCTCATAACATTCAAGAGAACGAGCCAATATTCGTCAATGCAAAACAGTACCACGCCATTCTACGTCGCAGGAAGCATCGTGCTAAGCTTGAAGCTCagaacaaactcatcaaaagccGTAAA CCGTACCTTCATGAGTCTCGCCATCTTCATGCTTTAAAGAGAGCCAGAGGCTCTGGTGGACGTTTCCTCAATACAAAGAAGCTTCAAGAATCATCAAACTCACCACTCTGTTCTTCTCAAATGGCAAATGGAGAGGGCTACTCAAAGAGCTCGACCACACCAAGCTCCAGTTCAGACCGTAACAACATGTTCCAGAACACACCGTTCAGATTCTCAGGGTATCCATCAACACACCATGTCTCAGCTCTCATGTCAGAGACTTGA
- the LOC103871076 gene encoding aldehyde dehydrogenase family 7 member A1: MDSHLKKQVAINNSIPQGLSSSIFTRKPKNIFKWIGPMGSDCGIVNVNIPTNGAEIGGDFGGEKATGGGRETVPLAQGIDRDR, from the exons ATGGACAGTCATTTGAAGAAGCAAGTAGCGATAAACAACTCGATTCCTCAAGGTCTAAGCAGCTCCATATTCACACGTAAACCTAAAAACATCTTTAAGTGGATAGG ACCAATGGGAAGTGATTGTGGGATAGTGAATGTGAACATACCGACGAATGGAGCTGAGATAGGAGGTGATTTTGGAGGTGAGAAAGCGACTGGTGGTGGTCGTGAAACTG TACCTCTAGCGCAAGGAATTGATAGAGATAGATGA
- the LOC103871072 gene encoding uncharacterized protein LOC103871072 — MVLYHSDNENSILHKMSHVTCKVIDPKTKMFVYIMSLYISFSMCLSKYNLSLSLSPSLTNQMDPRIAATSVFRWSRSRRKIHIRRRKSQVVRLGGNHNVVPRGGFSLKKMVRKMKLRWLRLHYVRLVKKINGFYRNLVKEFLDAGAELEAIQKRMAVEAGSFAVPGFGLSFASMSVHDRARHFLV; from the coding sequence ATGGTATTGTATCATTCAGACAATGAAAATAGTATTTTACATAAAATGTCACATGTCACATGCAAGGTCATTGACCCCAAAACTAAAATGTTTGTGTATATAATGTCTCTATATATTAGTTTCTCAATGTGCCTCTCTAAatataatctctctctctccctctctccttCTCTCACTAACCAAATGGATCCTCGAATCGCCGCAACATCCGTGTTCCGGTGGTCTCGGAGTCGCCGGAAGATTCATATCCGCCGTAGAAAGTCACAGGTAGTGCGTCTTGGCGGGAATCACAACGTGGTGCCACGTGGCGGATTCTcgttgaagaagatggtgaggAAGATGAAGCTGAGATGGTTGAGATTACACTACGTGAGACTGGTGAAGAAGATCAACGGGTTTTATCGTAATTTGGTGAAAGAGTTCTTAGACGCAGGAGCTGAGCTTGAAGCGATTCAGAAGCGAATGGCGGTTGAAGCGGGTTCGTTTGCGGTTCCGGGTTTCGGTCTATCTTTCGCCTCTATGTCAGTTCATGACCGAGCAAGGCATTTTCTTGTAtag
- the LOC103871068 gene encoding probable GTP diphosphokinase RSH3, chloroplastic has protein sequence MVVATTIALYASPPSTVCSTPHQITASCDLDLNPRSSSSSSSTTIGGLSLLFKSSSPSSSSSASHPSLGDELPSIRHDRTEDHRTTLSSSFSYSPTKFIASSYLKRDHHQSPVSVLHGPVSSNNSFTGGSLRVGSTRLFNGFIRKAVGSCVDYETDSVLVDEQLPFAMDDEGEERRQPYARNLLRRAQLKHKIFEDESVIKAFYEAEKAHRGQMRANGDPYLQHCVETAILLAEIGANATVVIAGILHDTLDDSFMSYDYILRTFGAGVADLVEGVSKLSQLSKLARENNTACKTVEADRLHTMFLAMADARAVLIKLADRLHNMVTLYALPPDKQQRFAKETLEIFAPLANRLGISSWKVELENLCFKHLHPDQHHEMSAMLEDSFDEAMITLAIEKMEQALKKEGISYHVVSGRHKSLYSIYCKMLKKKLSMDEIHDIHGLRLIVDNEKDCYKALGVVHKLWSEVPGKLKDYITHPKFNGYKSLHTVVMGDGTIPLEVQIRTKEMHLQAEFGFAAHWRYKEGDCKHSSFVLQMVEWARWVVTWHCETMSKDICSSEPLCSFPSHAEDCPFSYKPNGNQEGPVYVIVIENDKMTVQEFPASSTVSDLLSRAGPGSSRWSMYSIPEKEELRPRLNQVPVSDLKCKLKMGDVVELTPAIPDESLTEYREEIQRMYDRGLVFSRPRRAAAGTMVGWGS, from the exons ATGGTGGTAGCAACGACCATAGCGCTCTACGCGAGTCCACCGAGCACCGTATGCTCCACGCCGCACCAGATCACCGCCTCCTGCGACCTCGATCTCAATCCCAGatcctcatcttcatcatcttccaccACAATCGGAGGTCTCTCTCTGCTCTTCAAATCATCGTCTCCCTCCTCATCCTCCTCTGCTTCACACCCATCCCTAGGAGATGAACTACCTTCCATACGCCACGACCGAACAGAGGATCATCGAACCACCTTAAGCAGCTCCTTCTCCTATTCCCCGACCAAGTTCATAGCTTCCTCTTACCTCAAACGAGACCACCACCAAAGCCCTGTCTCCGTCCTCCACGGTCCAGTCTCATCCAACAACAGCTTCACTGGCGGATCTCTCCGTGTAGGATCCACCAGATTGTTCAATGGTTTCATCAGGAAAGCGGTAGGCTCGTGCGTTGACTACGAGACGGACTCTGTTCTCGTGGATGAGCAGCTTCCATTCGCCATGGACGATGAAGGAGAGGAGAGAAGGCAACCATACGCTAGGAACTTGCTTAGACGCGCTCAGCTGAAACACAAGATCTTCGAGGATGAGTCTGTGATCAAAGCCTTTTACGAAGCGGAGAAAGCTCATAGAGGACAG ATGAGAGCTAATGGTGATCCTTACCTGCAACACTGTGTTGAGACTGCTATCTTGTTGGCTGAGATTGGAGCTAATGCGACCGTTGTTATAGCTGGGATTCTACATGATACGTTAGACGATTCGTTTATGAGCTATGATTATATCCTCCGAACTTTTGGAGCAGGAGTTGCTGATCTTGTCGAAGGG GTGTCTAAACTTAGCCAGCTAAGTAAACTTGCTCGAGAAAACAACACTGCGTGTAAAACCGTGGAAGCAGATCGTCTCCACACCATGTTCCTTGCAATGGCAGACGCGAGAGCTGTTCTTATCAAGTTAGCTGATCGTTTACACAACATGGTGACGCTCTACGCTTTGCCTCCAGATAAGCAACAAAGGTTTGCTAAAGAGACGCTGGAGATATTTGCACCTTTGGCTAATCGGTTAGGTATCTCCAGCTGGAAAGTTGAGCTTGAGAATCTCTGTTTCAAGCATCTTCATCCTGACCAGCACCACGAGATGTCTGCTATGCTCGAGGATTCGTTCGACGAGGCTATGATCACTTTGGCGATTGAGAAAATGGAGCAAGCGCTTAAGAAGGAAGGCATTTCTTATCATGTTGTCTCTGGACGGCACAAGAGCTTGTATAGTATATATTGCAAGATGTTGAA GAAAAAGCTAAGCATGGATGAGATTCATGACATTCATGGGCTACGTTTGATTGTTGACAATGAGAAAGATTGTTACAAGGCCTTGGGAGTAGTTCACAAGCTATGGTCTGAAGTTCCTGGAAAGCTGAAAGATTACATCACTCATCCCAAGTTCAACGG GTACAAGTCTTTGCATACCGTAGTGATGGGCGATGGAACCATTCCGTTAGAAGTTCAAATACGGACCAAAGAGATGCATTTGCAAGCTGAGTTTGGGTTTGCAGCTCACTGGAGGTACAAGGAAGGTGATTGCAAACACTCATCGTTTGTGCTTCAGATGGTTGAGTGGGCAAGATGGGTTGTGACTTGGCATTGCGAGACCATGAGCAAAGATATCTGCTCTTCCGAGCCCTTGTGCAGTTTCCCGTCTCACGCTGAAGACTGCCCATTTTCTTATAAGCCTAATGGTAACCAAGAAGGACCAGTCTATGTCATTGTTATCGAAAACGACAag ATGACTGTGCAAGAGTTTCCCGCTAGCTCCACGGTCTCGGACCTGTTGAGCAGAGCAGGACCAGGGAGCTCGAGATGGTCGATGTACAGCATCCCGGAAAAGGAAGAGCTGAGGCCAAGGCTAAACCAGGTACCTGTGAGTGATTTGAAATGCAAGCTGAAGATGGGAGATGTGGTGGAGCTTACTCCAGCCATACCTGATGAGTCTCTGACTGAGTACAGAGAGGAGATTCAGCGGATGTATGATCGAGGGCTCGTTTTTTCTCGTCCTCGCCGTGCAGCTGCTGGCACAATGGTTGGCTGGGGAAGCTAA